The genomic region GGTGGGGCAGCCAGGACGGACTTCCTCAAAGAGTCACAAAGGATGCATTTCTCGGCTGGGTAGAGGGAGGTGGGTGGGGTGAATGGATTAGAGCACCTAAGCATAGAGGACAGAAAGGAAGGTGCTTTGGTGTGGTGGAACATGTACTGTGGGTTTTGGGGACAGTTGAGGGACAAGGCAGGCATGTCAGTCAGTAGTCCAGAGTGACACTTAGGTGTAGCTCGGTGGCACCAGTACTTGTGTGAGGCTCTTGAGTTCAATCCACAGcaacagaggagaagaaaaaagggccactgaatgatttttatcttacacttaatatttatttatttacttatttacttttatgtgtgtgtatgcatgtgtgtgtgtgtgcgtgtgtgtgtgtgtgcatgtgtgtgtatgcatgtgtgtgtatgcatgtgcgtgtgtgcatgtgtgtgtttgcatgtatgagtatgtgtgcatgtgtgtgtgtgtgcatgtttgtgtgtatgcatgtgtgagtgtgtgtgcatgtgtgtgagtgtgtgtgcatgtgtgtgtatgcatgtgtgtgtgtgcgtgtgcatgtgtgtatctgtgtctgagtGCATGCAAGAGCCAGATTAGTCAGAAGCAGTATTGGACCTGGGCATGATGAGatgctcctcctgctccagccgCTCCTCCTCACAcccaagggtttctctgtgtagccctggccgccgtcctggaactcactctgaggaccaggctggcctttaagtcAGAGAtctaactgcctctgcctccctagtgctgggatgaagggcgtgcgccaccactgcctggcacactcCAGCTCCTTTAATCACAGTAGTCAattggcagaagcaggaggagccctgtgagttcaaggtagtctggtctacatagcaagtttcagaacagccatggctacaaagagactttgtctcaaaaaaaatgaaataaataaaacattaataataataataatacaagagGCATCAGAccacctagaactggagttacagaaggttgagTCACTATGTGGATGTTGAGGACAGAACACTGGTCCCCTGCAAGAAtagacagtgcttttaactgctgagctgtctcccaaGCCCCCCAcacagtgactttttaaaaagaatggtaAGATTTAAGTAGAGGTAAAGAGAGTACCTCTGGGGAGTGAACTTAGGAAAGGGTGGGAGCAGGGAGATTGGTTTGGAGGCAGTTGTAGTCTCCAGGTAATAACTAGGTAATAGCTAGGCATATGGCGGTGATGGTGACTGCcaaatatacaaacaaatgtTGGACTTTCAGAGCTGGAAGGCACTCCCCTTCTGgaaggctggctttaaactgtCTATTTTTCTGCCTCCATCTACCAAAAGCATGCACCAACCACATCCAACAAGAAAACcaccttaaaaacaaaagaaaacaaaacaaatcccagtTGTGTATAGTAGCCCACATCTAtgatcccagcattgggaagtAGAGCCAGGTGGCCCACTTGTGaagtccaggccagcctagtctatatagtgaacTTTAACTAGATGGAGctgcagagtgagatcctgtctcaaaagtaccAACTCACCAACCTTTCAACCAAcgaacaaaaaacagaaacaaaccatcTCAGAAAATAACCCAAAAGGTaaaaaatagacacaaataaCAAAGTTCACAAAGTTCTGCATTTTATACAAAAGCAGGTTAATTGGCTGAACAAGAAGGGCATTAAATATGTTTACTGGATAAATGGAGGATTTACATAGAAATGTgtaagggaaaggagaaggtgttGACTTTAAAAAACTAGCAAGAGAGAGGGTCTGGAGaatgggctcagtggttaagagcactgctcttccagaggacctgggttcaaatcctaggacccacacacacatctgtcacAAGCTTCACAGAAACAtaatacatgcagggaaaacaccagtgcacataaacgtaaataaaaaaccaaaaaactagcaaaaggaagaaagacctGTGAAGGTCTGAGAGGTGGAAGGAGGTTGTAGGAGAGGTAGACTggaagaaagaactagaaagagttcAGGGGGGCAGTGATGGACACACTGGGCTACTGGGCTCCAAGGGTCTGGAGGGAGCAACCTTAgtctggaagtgtgtgtgtgtgtgtgtgtgtgtgtgtgtgtgtgtgtgtgttggggggggtgaATAAAAATGCAGAAGGCAGGAAAAGGGGAAAGATAAATGAGAACCTTAGAAGCCAAGCTGGGAGGAAGGATGGTCAAAGTTCTGGGAAAGCTGGAAGGAgtggaggctgagctaggctttctatttttttttttaagattttattattatatttaaatacactgtagctgtcttcagacacaccagaagagggtgtcaagatctcattatggatggttgtgagccaccatgtgtttactgggacttgaactcaggacctttggaagagcagtcagtgctcttaacccctgagccatctccccagccttaaGCTAGACTTTCTAAGGGATGAATTAAGATGCTAGAGTGGGTCGGAGGGCACCGAAAGGGCACACAAACAGGTCCCCGGAAGCTcagaatgaaggaaagagaaagtgtgTGGATGGAGAAGGAAGTGAGGAAAATGAAGGTAAACCAGAAATGACAACCTGGGGAGGGGAATGTTGGGCGTGTCGTGTCAGACTCTCTGACCTAGGTCTTACCCTTCTCCCCACCCTCGGAAAACTCCTTCGGGTAGAAGGAGCCTCTATGTTGGAGGAGACACTGACAGGCTCAGGTGCTAAGTCCTGTACCTACCTGGTCCTGGGACCAGGCCTGTGGGAGGACTGTCGGAGAGCCGTGTCTTGTGGAGGGCTTGAGCGGTGAAGCGGTAGGTTGCTAGACTGTCTGAGAGTAGAAATTCCTAGAAGGGTGCATGCAGCACGGGTGATTTTACCGTAATGGGTTAGGGCCCCTGATGATGAGACAGGCCTTGGTAGGagactaaagaaaaaaagagctgaGAGTGGAGACGAAAGTCGGGCTGGACAAGTGGCACGCGCCGAAACCTGCAGGGGAAGGATGGCGAGGAGCCTTTCCAGGGGCGTCTGAGGGTACTGGCTCCGCAGCGACCCAGGCGCACCTGtatggaaaggagaggaaggggccACTTGGAGTCTGCAGGGCAGACTCCGACCCCAGGGACTTCTGAGAAGCCGTCGCCTATTTCCCATCAACGGTTAGAGCCAGGCAAATGAAGGGGCGTGACCCTGGAGCTCaggtttcttcctcttcacctggACGAGGAGGGGGTAGGGGCCAAGACTTCCGGTTCAGGTGAGTGTCCCTTCAGTGACGTCAGGTCACTCGACTGCCCCTCTGGTCCCGCCCAAGTTGCAGCGCTCCGGGTGCCTGCGGGGGCGCGTCCCCGACGTCCTGCATATATATACTCAGGTGCGCCGCACCTGCTCGCCCGCACCTGCCGCCGCACCGCCAGCTCCCTGTGCCGCGCACCGCAGCCTGGGGCCCAAGGGCCCGCATACTTTCTGGGGGCCACGCCCTAACGGCCCCTCCACTTCTTTGGGTAGTCTCGGAGCACGCCGGTAGGAACCGCCCGGCCTTCGGGGACCGCTTTTGTCTGGAACCAGTCCTTCGGGCGAAGCCGGTTCCCTCTGCTGTGAGAGTGTCGCTTCACCGGAGGGGACGATTTGTGTTTACCTCGGTTAACAAGATTTGTAGTTACCCGgtccaaaaaaaaatctttttctccTTTGGGTGACTTAAATCTCTATCCAAATTTTCTTGTGTTGCTGCTCCccggatttttgtttttttgtttttttgctttactGTAGGGTCGCCCTCCCGGCGCGTCCCGTCTTTTCTGAGACAAGGAAATGGCCAACTCGGGCCTGCAACTGCTGGGCTTTTCAATGGCCATGCTTGGCTGGGTGGGCCTGATAGCGAGCACTGCCATCCCTCAGTGGCAGATGAGCTCCTATGCGGGCGACAACATCATCACAGCCCAGGCCATGTACAAGGGGCTCTGGATGGAGTGCGTCACGCAGAGCACCGGCATGATGAGCTGCAAAATGTACGACTCGGTGCTCGCCCTGCCGGGTAAGGCCGTGGGACCGACGGGGCGGACGTGCCCAGGGTCAAGGTGGCCGGGTTGGGTGTGGGGCAGGGCCCAGGCCGCACTGCCCGGCGCCCGGGGTTGccagggaggaggaagtggacgCCTTGGGCTCAGTCGgtgggacagagagagagcgTGCCTGGGATCTGATCTGGGTGTCCCACGTGGGTCCACGCCCCTCTGCccagattttttttgggggggtttccTGGGCGAAGCACCCCCCAACCCCTGGCAGTCAGTggtctctctcttcccctgcttCTTTCTCTGGACAAAAGGAGAAGAGGGACGGAGGTTCTCAGGGCCGCGGAATCGTGCCCTCGTTAGACGTGGGACCGTACTTGTGGCCTCTAATCTTATCGGCCGATTAGCTGAAGCCACAAACTCGGTGGCCTCGATAGCGGGGCCAAAGCTAGGACACGCGCCGGCTGGTGTGGCTGGAGCGAGGGCCTTAGCCGCCACCTGCACTTCTCTTTcgccccctttctcccttcccccctaCCTGGAACGGTTTCATCGAAACCTTGGCGCCCCGGGCGGGTTCTGGAGCGCAGGGCGGGGCGGGGAGCGGAAAGGACTTGGTGGCGGGATGGGGGCGGGAACCGTCTGCACAAGGCCTGCCTTGGACTAGGGGGCCCCAGGCTGCCGGCGGAACCAGACAGGCGGACCACGGTCCAGGGGTTAGTGGGCGCGGTCTGCAGCACTAAGGCTGGCGCCATCCTAAGGCTACCTGCCATTTCCAGCAATGACCGCCGCCTTCCTCCCCTGCAGGAGCCCTGCAGGCCACTCGAGCCTTAATGGTGGTGTCCCTGGTGTTGGGCTTCTTAGCCATGTTTGTCGCCACGATGGGCATGAAGTGCACACGCTGTGGGGGAGATGACAAAGCGAAGAAGGCCCGAATAGCTATGACTGGAGGCATTGTTTTCATTGTGGCAGGTGAGCCTCAAGGGTCCAGGGTGGGACCAAGGGGCTCAGTCTTTCACCCAGAAGAGCATAGTCAAGATCTTGGTCTGGACACCCAATACCAgaatcttctttctctttctaggtCTTGCTGCCTTGGTAGCATGTTCCTGGATTGGTCATCAGATTGTCACAGACTTTTATAACCCCTTGACGCCCATGAACGTTAAGTAAGTCTCCAGTCTAAAGAACCAGTAAGAACCAGATTAtgctgggcgtggtagcacacgcctttaatcccagtacttgggagacagaggcaggcggatctctgagttcgaggccagcctggtctacaaagtgagttccaggacagccaaggctacacagagaaaccctgtcttgaaagaacaaacaaaaagattatgTGGACTTGGGAGACATCAGGTCCGTTTTGACTCCAATCTTTTCTCCCTACAGGTACGAGTTTGGACCTGCCATCTTTATCGGCTGGGCAGGGTCTGCTCTGGTCCTTCTGGGAGGTGccctgctctcttgctcctgtccAGGCAGTGAAAGCAAAGCTGCGTACCGAGCACCCCGCTCTTACCCCAAGTCCAATTCCTCCAAGGAATACGTGTGAGCTGGGGAGCCCAGCCTGCGGGCAGGGTGGGAGGCAAAGGCCTCCTGGCCACTCcacctccaaacatcatgtataGTTTGCTTGGGGGGAGGGCAGTTGGGGGGTTACTGGGAGAGGAAGACATGGGGTGTGCTTTTgtacagaaataaaattaagttttggAAATTAGGTCTTTCCAGGCCGCTTTTTCTCCAGACCCAGATCCTTGCACAGGACTTGGAACTAAAGCAACTTACAGCAGCATGTGGTACCAGTGGTGTCTCCAGGCCTGGGGTCCCTACCTCCTTGGGCCTATTGCCTCAGCTCTAGTCTCAAGGTTCTTACCCACTCTCCTCCAAACTTTTCCCCACTGATTATTATTGTGTGGCCTAGTGGTATATAGGTGGGTATGTGTAGGGCAGTGAGTTCAGGGACTGAATTAAGGTCATTGGGAATGTGGCAAGTACCTTTTCCTGTTGCTATCTCATCATCCCCAACATCTGCTCTTGTTTAAGCATTACCAGAGGTTttgattgacacacacacacatatatattttattagaaatgGGCACACACTATGCCCTCATCACACTCATCCTAGCTTGATGCTGCTCCTTGGCTCACGACACAGCTTCTGCAGACAAAGTAACAAAGGACAAGGGACAAGGTAGAGTCTGCCAACAGCAGGGTGGTTCTGAGCCCACAGCCTTCCTCTGCCATTTGTCTGTCAAATATCTAGGTCATCATCTGGGTCTTCTGGGTCCACATCATCAAAAGCATCTGGCTCATAGAAGATGTGGCCAGTGGTCCGGCTGGGTACCGGATGCAGCAGAGCTTTCTGtctgaggaaggaagaaatgatgagGGTGGGTGCTAAGTCAAATCTGGGTAGTTCCTTGTAGGTGATATTAGCATAGGTAACCAAGCCTAGGTCTTTGTTCCTTTTCCTAAAGTTTTGAGAGTGATCTGTGGGGATCACTAGGTCCTGGAACAGGAACTATCTTGTACTGCTCTAAGAGAGCCAGGCCCTTAGCTAGGAGGCAAACATTCTTAAGTCTTGTTTCACACCCTCTCACACACAGAGCAGGAAGCATCCCCGAGCTCCTGAGAACAAGCCCTTGCTCATATACACTGTGGTTTGGTCCCTGCTGCCCACCTCCCCCATCTGGTCTGGCTCTCTTGGCCCATGGCTACTCAGGGCCCGTGGCTTTACTGGAGAGAAATACTGAAAGGGCCTCTATCATTGTGGGCATTTGGTATAGGTGGGTATGGAACCACTCCCTAGACTTGTCTCCGGAGGTGGACTTCAGCCCCTATAAAATCTTGAGGTTAATCAATAACCTGTCATCACCCCACGTTTCTGTGACACAGATGCTAAGATCCAAGCCCAACCTTACTTTTCAGAGCTGAACTGGAAAGGCAGAGTGAGGCTGtctctggcttctctttctttcttggataaGTGAAGGTTAAAGGTCAAATGAGCAGTGGGATCCACCTGTAGGTACAAGTGTTATGATCACTCAGTTCTACTTTTCAAGCCCCAGACCCCCAACacctctacttttcttttttttttgggggggggggtcgagacagggtttctctatatagccctggatatcctggaactcactttgtagaccaggttggcctcgaactcagaaatccgtttgcct from Mus musculus strain NOD/MrkTac chromosome 11 genomic contig, GRCm38.p6 alternate locus group NOD/MrkTac MMCHR11_NOD_IDD4_1 harbors:
- the Cldn7 gene encoding claudin-7 precursor, whose amino-acid sequence is MANSGLQLLGFSMAMLGWVGLIASTAIPQWQMSSYAGDNIITAQAMYKGLWMECVTQSTGMMSCKMYDSVLALPGALQATRALMVVSLVLGFLAMFVATMGMKCTRCGGDDKAKKARIAMTGGIVFIVAGLAALVACSWIGHQIVTDFYNPLTPMNVKYEFGPAIFIGWAGSALVLLGGALLSCSCPGSESKAAYRAPRSYPKSNSSKEYV